One genomic segment of Hevea brasiliensis isolate MT/VB/25A 57/8 chromosome 3, ASM3005281v1, whole genome shotgun sequence includes these proteins:
- the LOC110666486 gene encoding SNF1-related protein kinase regulatory subunit beta-2-like, producing MGNVNGKGEEDGANSPSGSGGGGVGVGVDEKGGAGGGGGGGGVGNKGSVAPDKARLGHLPPPPPELMGQSPPQSPRATQLPLLFTPQVPVVPLQRPDEIQIPSNSWMQTTVGCEEICNEQGIPTMITWSYGGNEVAVEGSWDNWKTRIPLQRSGKDYNIMKVLPSGVYQYRFIVNGQLRYIPDLPWAQDDTGNAYNILDLQDYVPEDLESMSSFEPPHSPESSYNNLQLGNEDFAKDPPLVPPNLQMTLLNMPSSYMEIPPLLSRPQHVVLNHLYVQKGKGGPAAVALGSTHRFSAKYVTVVLYKSLQR from the exons atggGAAATGTGAATGGCAAAGGAGAAGAAGATGGGGCAAATAGCCCTTCAGGATCAGGTGGTGGTGGGGTTGGAGTAGGGGTTGATGAAAAAGGAGGagcaggtggtggtggtggtggtggaggagTAGGCAATAAGGGCAGTGTTGCACCAGACAAGGCCCGCCTTGGCCACCTTCCCCCGCCGCCGCCTGAATTGATGGGTCAGTCTCCTCCTCAAAGCCCTAGGGCCACTCAGTTACCTCTCCTGTTCACTCCTCAG GTTCCAGTGGTTCCACTACAAAGACCTGATGAGATCCAAATACCAAGCAATTCATGGATGCAAACTACTGTTGGGTGTGAGGAAATCTGCAATGAGCAAGGAATTCCAACAATGATTACGTGGAGCTATGGTGGCAATGAAGTAGCTGTTGAGGGATCATGGGACAACTGGAAAACAAG GATTCCCTTGCAGAGATCTGGTAAAGATTACAATATAATGAAAGTACTTCCTTCTGGCGTTTACCAATACAGGTTTATTGTTAATGGACAGTTGAGGTACATCCCTGACTTACCTTGGGCTCAAGATGATACTGGCAATGCTTACAACATTTTGGATTTGCAG GATTATGTTCCAGAGGACCTTGAGAGTATGTCTAGTTTTGAACCGCCTCACTCTCCAGAGTCTAGCTACAACAATCTGCAACTTGGAAATGAAGATTTTGCAAAGGATCCACCACTTGTTCCTCCAAACTTACAGATGACGCTGCTTAATATGCCATCATCGTACATGGAGATTCCACCTCTTTTATCAAGACCCCAACATGTGGTGCTTAATCATCTCTACGTGCAAAAAGGGAAGGGTGGCCCTGCGGCGGTGGCACTTGGTTCAACACATCGTTTTTCAGCTAAGTATGTGACAGTGGTGCTCTACAAGTCCTTGCAGaggtaa
- the LOC110666485 gene encoding oligopeptide transporter 3 isoform X2: MESKSQTHGDGDLEGEKAANGGSTEHERCPIEEVALVVPETDDPTLPVMTFRAWFLGLTSCVLLIFLNTFFTYRTQPLTISAILMQIGVLPIGKFMARTLPTKEYKIFGWGFTLNPGPFNIKEHVIITIFANCGVSYGGGDAYSIGAITVMKAYYNQSLNFLCGLLIVLTTQILGYGWAGMLRRYLVDPVEMWWPSNLAQVSLFRALHEKEPRRKGMTRMRFFLIVMTASFLYYALPGYLFPILTFFSWVCWIWPHSITAQQIGSGYHGLGIGAFTLDWAGISAYHGSPLVTPWSSILNVGIGFVMFIYIIVPLCYWKYNTFDARKFPIFSNQLFTSSGNKYDTTKILTPDYQLNVPAYDSYGKLYLSPLFALSIGSGFARFTATLTHVALFHGRDILRQSRSAMKNAKLDIHAKLMQSYKQVPEWWFLILLVGSIVLSLLMSFVWHKDVQLQWWGMIFAFGLAWIVTLPIGVIQATTNQLVGTLVAGTVNLAVAWWMLENIENICDVEGSHPESPWTCPKYRVTFDASVIWGLIGPRRLFGPGGMYHNLVWLFLIGAFLPVPVWILSKMFPEKTWIPLINIPVISYGFAGMPPATPTNIASWLITGTIFNYFVFRYHKRWWQKYNYVLSAALDAGTAFMGVLLFFALQNEGKILKWWGTDIDHCPLATCPTAPGIMVKGCPVFR; encoded by the exons ATGGAGAGCAAGAGCCAAACCCATGGTGATGGTGATTTAGAAGGTGAAAAGGCAGCCAACGGAGGCTCAACAGAGCACGAAAGGTGTCCTATAGAGGAGGTGGCTTTGGTGGTGCCGGAAACCGATGACCCaacactcccagtgatgacattTCGTGCTTGGTTTCTGGGTTTAACTTCATGTGTTCTCCTTATATTCTTAAACACTTTCTTCACCTACCGTACTCAGCCTCTCACAATCTCAGCCATTCTCATGCAAATTGGTGTCCTACCCATAGGCAAATTCATGGCCAGGACTCTTCCTACCAAGGAGTATAAGATTTTCGGGTGGGGTTTTACTTTGAATCCTGGACCTTTTAACATCAAAGAGCATGTGATCATCACTATCTTTGCGAATTGTGGTGTGTCTTATGGTGGGGGAGATGCCTACTCGATTGGTGCCATTACTGTTATGAAGGCTTATTACAACCAGAGCCTCAATTTTCTTTGTGGGCTCCTCATAGTCTTGACTACTCAG ATATTGGGATATGGATGGGCTGGGATGCTCAGGAGATATCTTGTTGATCCTGTTGAAATGTGGTGGCCTTCAAATCTTGCTCAGGTTTCTTTATTTAG AGCTCTTCATGAAAAGGAACCGAGAAGGAAAGGAATGACTCGAATGCGATTCTTCCTTATAGTGATGACAGCAAGCTTTCTTTATTATGCACTCCCTGGCTACTTGTTCCCAATATTGACATTTTTCTCTTGGGTCTGCTGGATATGGCCTCACAGCATCACAGCTCAACAAATAGGATCAGGTTACCATGGGCTAGGAATTGGTGCTTTCACCCTTGATTGGGCTGGCATTTCAGCATACCATGGCAGCCCCCTGGTGACGCCCTGGTCATCCATTCTCAATGTTGGGATTGGATTTGTCATGTTTATCTACATAATAGTCCCTCTGTGTTATTGGAAGTATAACACTTTTGATGCTCGAAAGTTTCCAATATTTTCCAATCAGCTGTTCACTTCGAGTGGAAACAAATATGATACCACAAAGATCTTAACCCCTGATTATCAACTCAATGTTCCTGCTTATGATAGTTATGGGAAGCTCTATCTTAGCCCTCTCTTTGCCCTCTCCATTGGATCAGGATTTGCAAGGTTTACCGCAACTCTCACTCATGTGGCTTTGTTTCATGGAAG AGATATTTTGAGGCAAAGTAGATCAGCAATGAAGAATGCGAAACTGGACATTCATGCAAAATTGATGCAAAGTTACAAACAAGTGCCTGAATGGTGGTTCTTAATTTTATTGGTAGGGAGCATTGTCCTATCTCTATTGATGTCCTTTGTGTGGCATAAAGATGTGCAGCTTCAATGGTGGGGTATGATCTTTGCCTTTGGCTTGGCGTGGATTGTTACTCTTCCTATTGGGGTCATTCAAGCAACTACCAACCAG TTGGTGGGAACTTTGGTTGCTGGTACTGTCAATCTTGCAGTTGCATGGTGGATGTTGGAGAATATTGAAAACATATGTGATGTTGAAGGAAGCCATCCTGAAAGTCCTTGGACCTGTCCTAAATACCGAGTCACTTTCGATGCTTCAGTCATCTGGGGCCTGATTGGTCCCAGAAGACTCTTCGGACCTGGAGGGATGTACCATAATCTGGTATGGTTATTCCTCATTGGTGCTTTCTTGCCAGTACCTGTTTGGATACTGAGCAAAATGTTCCCTGAGAAGACATGGATTCCATTGATTAATATACCAGTTATATCTTATGGTTTTGCTGGAATGCCACCTGCAACTCCCACCAACATAGCAAGTTGGCTTATCACTGGAACAATCTTCAACTACTTTGTATTCCGATATCACAAACGCTGGTGGCAGAAATATAACTATGTTCTGTCCGCGGCATTGGATGCTGGAACGGCTTTCATGGGTGTATTATTGTTCTTTGCTCTGcaaaatgaaggaaaaattttGAAGTGGTGGGGTACAGATATTGATCACTGTCCTTTGGCTACATGTCCAACGGCACCAGGCATCATGGTCAAAGGTTGCCCAGTTTTTAGGTAG
- the LOC110666485 gene encoding oligopeptide transporter 3 isoform X1 produces MESKSQTHGDGDLEGEKAANGGSTEHERCPIEEVALVVPETDDPTLPVMTFRAWFLGLTSCVLLIFLNTFFTYRTQPLTISAILMQIGVLPIGKFMARTLPTKEYKIFGWGFTLNPGPFNIKEHVIITIFANCGVSYGGGDAYSIGAITVMKAYYNQSLNFLCGLLIVLTTQILGYGWAGMLRRYLVDPVEMWWPSNLAQVSLFRALHEKEPRRKGMTRMRFFLIVMTASFLYYALPGYLFPILTFFSWVCWIWPHSITAQQIGSGYHGLGIGAFTLDWAGISAYHGSPLVTPWSSILNVGIGFVMFIYIIVPLCYWKYNTFDARKFPIFSNQLFTSSGNKYDTTKILTPDYQLNVPAYDSYGKLYLSPLFALSIGSGFARFTATLTHVALFHGRDILRQSRSAMKNAKLDIHAKLMQSYKQVPEWWFLILLVGSIVLSLLMSFVWHKDVQLQWWGMIFAFGLAWIVTLPIGVIQATTNQQPGYDIIAQFIIGYVLPGKPIANLLFKIYGRISTIHALSFLSDLKLGHYMKIPPRCMYVAQLVGTLVAGTVNLAVAWWMLENIENICDVEGSHPESPWTCPKYRVTFDASVIWGLIGPRRLFGPGGMYHNLVWLFLIGAFLPVPVWILSKMFPEKTWIPLINIPVISYGFAGMPPATPTNIASWLITGTIFNYFVFRYHKRWWQKYNYVLSAALDAGTAFMGVLLFFALQNEGKILKWWGTDIDHCPLATCPTAPGIMVKGCPVFR; encoded by the exons ATGGAGAGCAAGAGCCAAACCCATGGTGATGGTGATTTAGAAGGTGAAAAGGCAGCCAACGGAGGCTCAACAGAGCACGAAAGGTGTCCTATAGAGGAGGTGGCTTTGGTGGTGCCGGAAACCGATGACCCaacactcccagtgatgacattTCGTGCTTGGTTTCTGGGTTTAACTTCATGTGTTCTCCTTATATTCTTAAACACTTTCTTCACCTACCGTACTCAGCCTCTCACAATCTCAGCCATTCTCATGCAAATTGGTGTCCTACCCATAGGCAAATTCATGGCCAGGACTCTTCCTACCAAGGAGTATAAGATTTTCGGGTGGGGTTTTACTTTGAATCCTGGACCTTTTAACATCAAAGAGCATGTGATCATCACTATCTTTGCGAATTGTGGTGTGTCTTATGGTGGGGGAGATGCCTACTCGATTGGTGCCATTACTGTTATGAAGGCTTATTACAACCAGAGCCTCAATTTTCTTTGTGGGCTCCTCATAGTCTTGACTACTCAG ATATTGGGATATGGATGGGCTGGGATGCTCAGGAGATATCTTGTTGATCCTGTTGAAATGTGGTGGCCTTCAAATCTTGCTCAGGTTTCTTTATTTAG AGCTCTTCATGAAAAGGAACCGAGAAGGAAAGGAATGACTCGAATGCGATTCTTCCTTATAGTGATGACAGCAAGCTTTCTTTATTATGCACTCCCTGGCTACTTGTTCCCAATATTGACATTTTTCTCTTGGGTCTGCTGGATATGGCCTCACAGCATCACAGCTCAACAAATAGGATCAGGTTACCATGGGCTAGGAATTGGTGCTTTCACCCTTGATTGGGCTGGCATTTCAGCATACCATGGCAGCCCCCTGGTGACGCCCTGGTCATCCATTCTCAATGTTGGGATTGGATTTGTCATGTTTATCTACATAATAGTCCCTCTGTGTTATTGGAAGTATAACACTTTTGATGCTCGAAAGTTTCCAATATTTTCCAATCAGCTGTTCACTTCGAGTGGAAACAAATATGATACCACAAAGATCTTAACCCCTGATTATCAACTCAATGTTCCTGCTTATGATAGTTATGGGAAGCTCTATCTTAGCCCTCTCTTTGCCCTCTCCATTGGATCAGGATTTGCAAGGTTTACCGCAACTCTCACTCATGTGGCTTTGTTTCATGGAAG AGATATTTTGAGGCAAAGTAGATCAGCAATGAAGAATGCGAAACTGGACATTCATGCAAAATTGATGCAAAGTTACAAACAAGTGCCTGAATGGTGGTTCTTAATTTTATTGGTAGGGAGCATTGTCCTATCTCTATTGATGTCCTTTGTGTGGCATAAAGATGTGCAGCTTCAATGGTGGGGTATGATCTTTGCCTTTGGCTTGGCGTGGATTGTTACTCTTCCTATTGGGGTCATTCAAGCAACTACCAACCAG CAACCAGGATACGATATAATAGCGCAGTTCATAATTGGGTATGTACTACCAGGAAAACCCATTGCAAATTTGCTTTTCAAGATTTATGGGCGAATTAGCACAATCCATGCCCTTTCTTTCTTATCTGACCTTAAACTTGGGCATTACATGAAAATACCACCACGCTGCATGTATGTAGCTCAG TTGGTGGGAACTTTGGTTGCTGGTACTGTCAATCTTGCAGTTGCATGGTGGATGTTGGAGAATATTGAAAACATATGTGATGTTGAAGGAAGCCATCCTGAAAGTCCTTGGACCTGTCCTAAATACCGAGTCACTTTCGATGCTTCAGTCATCTGGGGCCTGATTGGTCCCAGAAGACTCTTCGGACCTGGAGGGATGTACCATAATCTGGTATGGTTATTCCTCATTGGTGCTTTCTTGCCAGTACCTGTTTGGATACTGAGCAAAATGTTCCCTGAGAAGACATGGATTCCATTGATTAATATACCAGTTATATCTTATGGTTTTGCTGGAATGCCACCTGCAACTCCCACCAACATAGCAAGTTGGCTTATCACTGGAACAATCTTCAACTACTTTGTATTCCGATATCACAAACGCTGGTGGCAGAAATATAACTATGTTCTGTCCGCGGCATTGGATGCTGGAACGGCTTTCATGGGTGTATTATTGTTCTTTGCTCTGcaaaatgaaggaaaaattttGAAGTGGTGGGGTACAGATATTGATCACTGTCCTTTGGCTACATGTCCAACGGCACCAGGCATCATGGTCAAAGGTTGCCCAGTTTTTAGGTAG